The following are from one region of the Marinitoga litoralis genome:
- a CDS encoding WecB/TagA/CpsF family glycosyltransferase: MTQMIQMFGLKLLSGKKDDMWNFIKRKLDSNEKVWVVTLNALMFLEYFKNDEYKYELQNSTISIPDGIGVVKYLEKWGYHTERCPGIDTMLKICEWQNHKIFLLGSKPGIPEKAKEHLEKKFPNISIVGTHHGYFDDDSEVINLINNSGAEILFVGMGVPRQEEFIYKNLHKLNVKMAMGVGGSIDVISGKISRAPKLFQIFGLEWLYRMLREPKRFKKFPDLMNFYFKVYRSKETPINLEVINL; encoded by the coding sequence ATGACTCAAATGATACAAATGTTTGGTTTAAAATTATTATCAGGAAAAAAAGATGATATGTGGAATTTTATTAAAAGAAAATTAGACTCAAATGAAAAAGTTTGGGTAGTAACTCTTAATGCTTTGATGTTTTTAGAATATTTCAAAAATGATGAATATAAATATGAATTGCAAAATTCCACAATATCAATACCTGATGGCATTGGAGTTGTAAAATATTTAGAAAAATGGGGATATCACACTGAAAGATGCCCTGGAATTGATACTATGTTAAAAATATGTGAATGGCAAAACCATAAAATATTCTTATTGGGCTCTAAACCTGGAATACCTGAAAAAGCAAAAGAACATTTAGAAAAAAAATTCCCTAATATTTCTATAGTTGGAACACATCATGGTTATTTCGATGATGATAGTGAAGTAATAAATTTGATAAATAATAGTGGAGCTGAGATCTTATTCGTAGGAATGGGTGTTCCTAGACAAGAGGAGTTTATTTATAAGAATCTACATAAACTTAATGTTAAAATGGCAATGGGTGTTGGCGGAAGTATCGATGTAATTTCAGGAAAAATTTCTCGAGCTCCAAAATTATTTCAAATATTTGGATTAGAATGGTTATATAGAATGTTAAGAGAGCCAAAAAGATTTAAAAAATTCCCAGATTTAATGAATTTTTACTTTAAGGTATATCGCTCTAAAGAAACACCAATAAACTTAGAAGTAATTAATTTATAA
- the malE gene encoding maltose/maltodextrin ABC transporter substrate-binding protein MalE, protein MKKALVLTLVVLFAFSSIFAVSNKIVVWSSEKQVDFMKAFGEKFTRDTGILVEVQQVNFGDIKSKFLTAAQAGEGPDIIVGAHDWVGELAENGLIDSIPFSAIETNKFAESGLNAFTVNGKLYGVPYAIEAVALLYNKDYVEEAPKTIEELKAVAAEYTTDETLGFVYDAGNFYFSYGFIAGNGGYVFNWTKANGYDVSNIGLDNEGAIKGAELIKSFFDEGLIPQGANYGTMDSMFKDGLAAMIINGPWAVKDYINSGIDFGVLPLTELDLGNGHFGKPFVGVQGLMINARSENKALAKEFVINYLATKEGIYEFYLADPRLPARTDVAALIEEKGGPVPKDIVDAFVKSAAGGEPMPNVPEMGAVWGPMGDALSQIINGQLEPAQALKEAVEKIKTAINK, encoded by the coding sequence ATGAAAAAAGCATTAGTTTTAACATTAGTAGTATTATTTGCATTTTCTTCTATCTTTGCTGTTTCAAACAAGATAGTTGTTTGGAGTTCAGAAAAACAAGTAGATTTCATGAAAGCATTTGGTGAAAAGTTTACTAGAGATACAGGTATTTTAGTAGAAGTTCAACAAGTTAATTTTGGTGATATTAAATCAAAATTCTTAACAGCAGCTCAAGCTGGCGAAGGTCCAGATATCATCGTTGGGGCTCATGATTGGGTTGGAGAATTAGCAGAAAATGGTTTAATAGATTCCATTCCATTCTCAGCTATTGAAACAAATAAATTTGCTGAATCAGGCTTAAATGCATTTACAGTAAATGGAAAATTATATGGTGTTCCTTATGCTATTGAAGCAGTAGCATTATTATATAACAAAGATTATGTTGAAGAAGCACCAAAAACTATTGAAGAATTAAAAGCTGTTGCTGCAGAATATACAACTGATGAAACATTAGGATTTGTATATGACGCAGGAAACTTCTATTTCTCATATGGGTTCATTGCTGGTAACGGAGGATACGTATTCAATTGGACAAAAGCAAATGGATATGATGTAAGCAATATCGGATTAGATAATGAAGGTGCAATAAAAGGTGCAGAATTAATAAAATCATTCTTTGATGAAGGTTTAATTCCACAAGGTGCTAATTACGGAACAATGGATTCAATGTTTAAAGATGGTTTAGCTGCTATGATTATCAATGGTCCTTGGGCAGTAAAAGATTACATCAATTCTGGTATTGATTTTGGTGTATTACCATTAACAGAATTAGATTTAGGTAATGGACATTTTGGAAAACCTTTTGTTGGAGTTCAAGGTTTAATGATTAATGCTAGAAGTGAAAATAAAGCATTAGCAAAAGAATTTGTAATTAACTACTTAGCTACAAAAGAAGGTATATACGAATTCTATTTAGCTGATCCAAGATTGCCTGCAAGAACAGATGTTGCTGCTCTTATTGAAGAAAAAGGCGGACCTGTTCCAAAAGATATTGTTGATGCATTCGTTAAAAGTGCAGCTGGTGGAGAACCAATGCCAAATGTTCCAGAAATGGGAGCAGTGTGGGGACCAATGGGAGATGCTTTAAGTCAAATTATCAATGGTCAATTAGAACCAGCTCAAGCATTAAAAGAAGCTGTTGAAAAAATAAAAACTGCAATTAATAAATAA
- a CDS encoding DUF1622 domain-containing protein gives MIHHYVEVTVSYISDISYIMAIIVIFFGMIKGFAIFLKDVLFKKKSEEAIWESRLELGHSFSLGLGFLIGSSILKTTVAPTWNDIGQLATIIAIRTTLNYFLTREIKEHKKEVRNEE, from the coding sequence ATGATTCACCATTATGTTGAAGTTACAGTTAGCTATATATCAGATATTTCATACATTATGGCTATTATTGTGATATTTTTTGGCATGATCAAAGGTTTTGCGATTTTTTTAAAAGATGTATTATTTAAGAAAAAATCTGAAGAAGCCATCTGGGAAAGCCGTTTGGAATTAGGGCACTCTTTTTCCTTAGGCTTAGGATTTTTAATTGGATCAAGTATATTAAAAACTACAGTAGCTCCTACATGGAACGATATTGGACAATTAGCTACAATAATTGCTATTAGGACTACTTTAAATTATTTTTTAACGCGAGAAATCAAAGAACATAAAAAGGAAGTTAGAAATGAAGAATAA
- the dprA gene encoding DNA-processing protein DprA, translating to MKNKNNLNEIIIWMKEFLKESNKSIMVNIKNNKIPIIDKNKLNEFYTKLKEKNIKVITYFDDEYPNKLRNIFNPPLVLYIRGNMELFKKDSIGIVGARKCTEYGKNIAYSFSKKLSKKYVIISGMAYGIDTYAHNGAIKNGTIAVLGCGIDIPYPRSNNKLYYQILENNGCIVSEYSPRTPVKPFRFPERNRIVVGLSKSIIVIEAAKKSGSLITARLALESGRDVYAIPGDITRITSEGTNMLIYNGATPIISENNLKEIFNI from the coding sequence ATGAAGAATAAAAATAATTTAAATGAAATTATAATTTGGATGAAAGAGTTTTTAAAAGAGTCTAATAAGTCAATAATGGTTAATATAAAAAATAATAAAATACCTATAATAGACAAAAATAAATTAAATGAATTTTATACAAAATTGAAAGAAAAAAATATTAAAGTTATAACTTATTTTGATGATGAATATCCAAACAAATTAAGAAATATTTTTAATCCACCTTTAGTTTTATATATTAGAGGAAATATGGAATTGTTTAAAAAAGATAGTATAGGAATTGTTGGAGCAAGAAAATGTACAGAATATGGGAAAAATATTGCTTATTCTTTTTCTAAAAAACTTTCAAAAAAATATGTAATCATTAGTGGAATGGCATATGGAATTGATACTTATGCTCATAATGGGGCAATAAAAAATGGTACTATTGCTGTATTGGGTTGTGGAATAGATATACCTTATCCTCGTTCAAATAATAAATTGTATTATCAAATATTAGAAAATAATGGTTGTATAGTTTCTGAGTATTCTCCACGTACTCCAGTTAAACCATTTAGATTTCCTGAAAGAAATAGAATTGTAGTTGGTTTAAGCAAAAGCATTATTGTTATAGAAGCTGCTAAGAAAAGTGGATCTTTAATTACAGCAAGATTAGCCCTAGAATCCGGAAGAGATGTATATGCAATACCAGGAGATATAACTAGAATAACCTCTGAAGGAACAAATATGCTTATATATAATGGAGCTACTCCAATTATATCAGAAAATAATTTAAAAGAAATATTTAATATTTAA